A segment of the Desulfobulbaceae bacterium genome:
AGAGCTAATTTAAAGAAGAACTGAACCAACGATAGGAGAATATAATTATGCAAAGCATACGGAAAAAAATTGTGACGGATGAAGGGTTGCATCCGGTTGCTGTTGTTATACTGTATCTGCTTGGCAGTTCATTGCTGGAACCTTTACCGGAAGGGAGATATTCCGCTTCTATGATAACAGGGCTTGATTAAAATGAAAACTTATGAGAACTGGCATAAGAAAACATCAAAATCGGCAGCGATTTTGGAGAAAGTTAGAGACTCAATTCGATCAGTAATCCCTGGTGCAGAGATAATATTATACGGATCGAGAGCTCGAGGCAGTGCTGAGGCGACATCTGACTGGGACTTTCTGGTTTTGGTTGAAACTTCGGCTACGCGAGACCTTACACAGCAAATTAGAGACAAGTTGTATGATTTGGAACT
Coding sequences within it:
- a CDS encoding nucleotidyltransferase domain-containing protein; its protein translation is MKTYENWHKKTSKSAAILEKVRDSIRSVIPGAEIILYGSRARGSAEATSDWDFLVLVETSATRDLTQQIRDKLYDLELDLGSVLSAIIRNKKEWRGRLSRLPFKKEVDRDGVLL